The following proteins are co-located in the Escherichia fergusonii ATCC 35469 genome:
- a CDS encoding zinc-binding dehydrogenase, whose translation MKTKVAAIYGKRDVRLREFELPEITDNELLVSVISDSVCLSTWKAALLGSEHKRVPDDLENHPVITGHECAGVIVEVGKNLTDKYKKGQRFVLQPAMGLPSGYSAGYSYEYFGGNATYMIIPEVAINLGCVLPYHGSYFAAASLAEPMCCIIGAYHANYHTTQYVYEHRMGVKPGGNIALLACAGPMGIGAIDYAINGGIQPSRVVVVDIDEKRLAQVQKLLPVELAASKGIELIYVNTKGMSDPVQRLRALTGDAGFDDIFVYAAVPAVVEMADELLAEDGCLNFFAGPTDKNFKVPFNFYNVHYNSTHVVGTSGGSTDDMKEAIALSATGQLQPSFMVTHIGGLDAVPETVLNLPDIPGGKKLIYNGVTMPLTAIADFAEKGKTDPLFKELARLVEETHGIWNEQAEKYLLAQFGVDIGEAAQ comes from the coding sequence ATGAAAACCAAAGTTGCTGCTATTTATGGCAAGCGGGATGTCCGTCTGCGCGAATTTGAACTGCCCGAAATTACTGATAACGAACTTTTGGTCAGCGTTATTTCCGACAGCGTCTGTTTATCGACATGGAAAGCGGCGTTGCTCGGCAGCGAACATAAACGCGTGCCCGACGATTTAGAAAATCATCCGGTCATTACCGGGCATGAATGCGCCGGAGTGATTGTTGAGGTGGGTAAAAATCTCACTGACAAATATAAAAAAGGTCAGCGATTTGTATTGCAACCGGCGATGGGGCTACCAAGCGGATATTCAGCGGGCTACAGCTACGAATATTTTGGCGGTAACGCCACCTATATGATTATTCCAGAGGTAGCCATTAATTTGGGCTGCGTATTACCGTATCACGGATCTTATTTTGCTGCGGCGTCGCTGGCAGAGCCTATGTGCTGCATTATTGGCGCTTATCATGCCAATTATCACACCACGCAATATGTTTATGAGCATCGCATGGGCGTCAAACCTGGCGGCAATATTGCGCTGCTGGCGTGTGCGGGCCCGATGGGGATAGGCGCTATCGATTACGCTATTAACGGCGGCATACAACCGTCGCGGGTAGTGGTGGTCGATATCGACGAAAAACGCCTGGCACAGGTGCAGAAGCTGCTGCCGGTGGAGCTGGCGGCCAGCAAAGGCATTGAGCTGATATATGTGAATACCAAAGGAATGAGCGACCCAGTCCAGAGGCTGCGGGCGCTGACAGGAGATGCCGGATTCGATGACATTTTTGTTTATGCGGCGGTGCCTGCTGTCGTTGAGATGGCTGACGAATTACTGGCGGAAGATGGCTGCCTGAACTTCTTTGCCGGGCCGACGGATAAAAACTTCAAAGTGCCGTTTAATTTCTACAACGTCCATTACAACAGCACGCACGTCGTCGGTACATCGGGTGGTTCAACGGACGATATGAAAGAGGCGATTGCCCTGAGCGCTACGGGGCAGTTGCAACCGTCGTTTATGGTGACGCATATCGGTGGCCTGGATGCAGTGCCAGAAACCGTTCTCAATTTACCGGATATCCCCGGTGGTAAAAAACTCATTTACAACGGCGTTACCATGCCGCTCACCGCCATTGCCGATTTTGCCGAAAAAGGCAAAACAGATCCGCTGTTTAAAGAGCTGGCGCGGTTAGTTGAGGAAACGCACGGCATCTGGAATGAACAGGCCGAGAAATATCTGCTGGCGCAATTTGGCGTTGATATCGGGGAGGCCGCGCAATGA
- the cmtA gene encoding PTS mannitol transporter subunit IICB: protein MENKSARAKVQAFGGFLTAMVIPNIGAFIAWGFITALFIPTGWLPNEHFAKIVGPMITYLLPVMIGSTGGHLVGGKRGAVMGGIGTIGVIVGAEIPMFLGSMIMGPLGGLVIKYVDKALEKRIPAGFEMVINNFSLGIAGMLLCLLGFEVIGPAVLIANTFVKECIEALVHAGYLPLLSVINEPAKVLFLNNAIDQGVYYPLGMQQASVNGKSIFFMVASNPGPGLGLLLAFTLFGKGMSKRSAPGAMIIHFLGGIHELYFPYVLMKPLTIIAMIAGGMSGTWMFNLLDGGLVAGPSPGSIFAYLALTPKGSFLATIAGVTVGTLVSFAITSVILKMEKTVETESEDEFAQSANAVKAMKQEGAFSLSRVKRIAFVCDAGMGSSAMGASTFRKRLEKAGLAIEVKHYAIENVPADADIVVTHASLEGRVKRATDKPLILINNYIGDLKLDTLFNQLTAEHKN from the coding sequence ATGGAAAACAAGTCTGCTCGTGCAAAGGTCCAGGCTTTTGGGGGCTTTTTGACTGCAATGGTCATTCCCAATATTGGTGCTTTTATTGCCTGGGGTTTTATAACGGCGTTATTTATTCCCACCGGTTGGTTGCCTAACGAACATTTCGCCAAAATTGTCGGCCCCATGATCACCTATTTATTACCGGTGATGATTGGTTCTACCGGTGGCCATTTAGTCGGCGGTAAACGCGGCGCGGTAATGGGCGGAATAGGGACAATTGGTGTAATCGTCGGCGCAGAGATTCCGATGTTCCTTGGCTCAATGATCATGGGACCGTTAGGTGGGCTGGTCATAAAATATGTCGATAAGGCACTGGAAAAACGCATACCTGCTGGTTTTGAGATGGTTATCAATAACTTCTCATTAGGTATCGCTGGGATGCTCCTTTGTCTGCTGGGTTTTGAAGTTATCGGCCCGGCGGTGTTAATTGCCAATACTTTCGTCAAAGAGTGTATTGAGGCGCTGGTACATGCGGGCTATCTGCCTTTGCTGTCAGTCATCAATGAACCGGCGAAAGTGCTTTTCCTCAATAACGCGATAGATCAGGGCGTCTATTACCCGTTGGGGATGCAACAGGCTTCAGTTAACGGTAAATCCATCTTCTTTATGGTGGCGTCCAACCCTGGGCCTGGCTTAGGGCTGCTGCTGGCATTTACCTTGTTTGGTAAAGGGATGAGTAAACGTTCTGCGCCTGGGGCGATGATTATTCACTTCCTCGGCGGCATCCACGAACTGTATTTCCCGTATGTGCTGATGAAGCCACTGACCATTATTGCCATGATTGCGGGCGGTATGTCTGGCACCTGGATGTTTAACTTACTGGACGGTGGTCTGGTGGCTGGCCCAAGTCCAGGCTCTATCTTTGCGTACCTGGCACTGACGCCGAAAGGCTCATTCCTGGCGACAATTGCCGGTGTTACGGTAGGTACCCTGGTGTCCTTTGCTATCACTTCCGTAATACTGAAGATGGAAAAAACGGTGGAAACGGAGAGCGAGGATGAGTTTGCGCAGTCCGCCAATGCGGTTAAGGCGATGAAACAAGAAGGTGCATTCTCGTTAAGCCGGGTTAAGCGTATCGCCTTTGTTTGCGATGCGGGGATGGGCTCCAGCGCGATGGGCGCAAGCACCTTCCGTAAGCGCCTGGAAAAAGCGGGGCTGGCAATAGAAGTAAAACATTACGCGATAGAAAACGTGCCTGCGGATGCGGATATCGTCGTTACTCACGCTAGTCTGGAAGGGCGCGTGAAACGTGCGACGGATAAACCGCTGATATTGATTAATAACTATATTGGCGATCTCAAACTCGACACTTTATTTAATCAATTAACCGCTGAACATAAAAACTGA
- the cmtB gene encoding PTS mannitol transporter subunit IIA, translated as MRLINYFPKSSISVIHSATDWQEAINFSMASLLDKNYISENYIQAIKDSTISNGPYYILAPGVAMPHARPECGALKTGMSLTLLKQGVYFPGNDEPIKLLIGLSAVDADSHIGAIQALSELLCEEEILEQLLTASSEKQLADIISRE; from the coding sequence ATGCGGCTTATTAATTATTTTCCAAAATCATCAATCTCAGTTATACATTCAGCAACAGACTGGCAGGAAGCTATCAATTTCTCGATGGCATCATTGCTGGATAAAAACTATATCAGCGAGAATTACATTCAGGCTATTAAAGATTCCACCATTAGCAATGGCCCTTATTATATTCTCGCGCCAGGCGTGGCAATGCCTCATGCGCGACCGGAATGTGGGGCGCTTAAAACCGGGATGTCTTTGACGTTACTTAAACAAGGCGTTTATTTTCCGGGGAATGACGAACCGATTAAATTACTCATCGGGCTTTCTGCTGTCGATGCCGATTCACATATTGGCGCTATTCAGGCGTTAAGTGAATTGCTGTGCGAAGAAGAAATACTCGAACAACTCTTAACCGCATCATCAGAAAAACAATTAGCGGACATTATCAGCCGCGAATAA
- a CDS encoding prohibitin family protein, which yields MKAPVSFPSLRPQKFIGITVGVLAVITLPFLSYYTVNEGERGILLRYGKIVKVAEPGLGFKIPFMESVEKISTRNQAVVYQGLQAYSRDQQPAQMTVSVSFHIKPSEAGAVYTTYNTIESLKERLIVRQLPTQLENVFGQYTAISAVQDRTKLVQDLQNAMRKAVVGPVVIDGVQIENIDFSDAYEKSIEDRMKAEVAIATRRQNLETEKIQAQIAVTQAQAEADSKLAAAKAEAETIRVKGAAEAETIRLKSAAEAEAIRLRGEALRDNPGLVALTTAERWDGKLPDTMIPGSTVPFISTK from the coding sequence ATGAAAGCTCCAGTTTCTTTTCCTTCGCTTCGCCCACAAAAATTTATTGGCATTACTGTTGGCGTACTGGCAGTCATTACGCTGCCATTTCTTTCGTATTACACCGTAAACGAAGGCGAACGCGGCATTTTATTGCGCTATGGCAAGATCGTTAAAGTTGCCGAACCCGGTCTTGGATTCAAAATTCCCTTTATGGAAAGTGTCGAGAAAATCTCCACACGTAACCAGGCTGTAGTGTATCAGGGATTACAAGCCTACAGCCGTGACCAGCAACCAGCACAAATGACCGTGTCGGTTAGTTTTCATATTAAGCCTTCAGAAGCTGGCGCAGTTTATACTACCTACAACACTATAGAATCTTTAAAAGAGCGTCTGATCGTCCGCCAGCTGCCAACCCAACTGGAGAACGTTTTCGGGCAATATACAGCCATTAGCGCGGTACAAGATCGTACAAAACTGGTGCAGGATCTGCAAAACGCGATGCGCAAAGCGGTTGTTGGCCCGGTAGTGATAGACGGTGTTCAGATCGAGAACATTGATTTTTCAGATGCTTATGAGAAATCAATTGAAGACCGAATGAAAGCGGAAGTTGCAATTGCTACTCGCAGGCAAAATCTTGAGACGGAAAAAATCCAGGCGCAAATTGCGGTAACTCAGGCCCAGGCTGAAGCTGACAGTAAACTGGCGGCAGCCAAAGCAGAAGCTGAGACCATTCGCGTAAAAGGCGCGGCAGAAGCGGAAACTATTCGTTTGAAAAGTGCGGCTGAAGCAGAAGCTATCCGCCTGCGCGGGGAAGCCCTGCGAGATAATCCAGGCCTTGTTGCCCTTACCACTGCAGAGCGTTGGGACGGTAAGCTACCCGATACCATGATCCCCGGCAGTACAGTTCCGTTTATCTCTACTAAGTAA